In Synechococcales cyanobacterium T60_A2020_003, the sequence CCTCCAACAAGCGGATCCGCTCAACATTACCACCGATGCCATCATCGTTCAAGACCTGGATTGGAACATCCGCTTTTGGAATAAGGGAGCAGAGCGCATGTATGGCTGGCGAGCCGAAGAAGCCTGTCACCCAGAGGTATCCCTCTTGATGAGCCCGTCCCCTTCTCCCGACTTGGACATGGCGAAACAGATTGCTTTAGAAAAAGGAGCATGGCAAGGGGAATTGAAAAAGTGGACTAAGTCAGGGCAGGAGCTGACCGTTTCCATCCGTTGGGATTTAGTGCGGGACAAAGACGGGCATCCTCAGTCCATCTTGTGTGTAGAGACGGACATCACCGAGCTAAAAGGGATTGAACAATCGTTGCAGACCAGTCAGACGCTTTATGAATCCCTGGTTAACTCCCTTCCGGTCAATCTCTACCGCATTGACTTAGAGGGACGTGTTACGTTTGTTAATCAAGTTTTGCAGCAATCGCTTGGGGTACCTGAAGATGCGGTAATTGGTAAGACGTCTGGCGTTGCTGATTCCAGGTATGAACTGATGGCTGCAATGACTGGAATCTCGTTCAGTTTTTAGCGAATTCATACCGCTATTCAGCAACGCCCAAAA encodes:
- a CDS encoding PAS domain-containing protein, with protein sequence MRQQTQQLRADIQQQQQDAELILQQADPLNITTDAIIVQDLDWNIRFWNKGAERMYGWRAEEACHPEVSLLMSPSPSPDLDMAKQIALEKGAWQGELKKWTKSGQELTVSIRWDLVRDKDGHPQSILCVETDITELKGIEQSLQTSQTLYESLVNSLPVNLYRIDLEGRVTFVNQVLQQSLGVPEDAVIGKTSGVADSRYELMAAMTGISFSF